One genomic segment of Leishmania major strain Friedlin complete genome, chromosome 6 includes these proteins:
- a CDS encoding putative ribonuclease H1 — translation MSASLSAATPSTTASKPLATTTTTSSPGAFEVVYVDGACSHNGTSQARAGYGGYYGSMSDPRNFSCPVPLTESQTNNRGEVRAVIHAIVQAFVDAGAPADALEATHLVDPSAWRLVDLTRPLPHLIIYTDSRYVIDGLTRYAKKWVQNGFVLSTNEPVQNQDLWRQLIRLRDRYNTLYARQQHDQQRACQWGDGHHSEADLAQLVRYTCQNARNDKSEGVELIHVRGHSKVHGNEMADSLAVMGSRLHRS, via the coding sequence ATGtcggcctctctctctgcagcgACTCCCTCGACGACAGCCTCGAAGCCGcttgccaccaccaccacgaccagCTCACCCGGGGCTTTCGAGGTGGTCTACGTGGACGGTGCGTGCAGCCACAATGGAACTTCCCAGGCGCGGGCCGGCTACGGCGGGTACTACGGCTCCATGTCAGATCCGCGCAACTTCTCGTGTccggtgccgctgacggAGTCGCAGACGAACAACCGTGGAGAGGTGCGTGCCGTCATACATGCGATTGTGCAGGCTTTCGTCGATGCCGGCGCCCCTGCAgatgcgctggaggcgaccCATCTCGTCGACCCGTCGGCGTGGCGCCTCGTCGACCTCACACGACCACTGCCGCATCTCATCATCTACACAGACAGCCGCTACGTTATTGATGGGCTCACCCGGTACGCAAAGAAATGGGTGCAGAATGGCTTCGTGCTGTCGACGAATGAGCCGGTGCAAAACCAGGACTTGTGGAGGCAGCTGATCCGGCTGCGCGACCGGTACAACACGCTTTAcgcgaggcagcagcacgaccagcagcgcgcgtgtCAATGGGGTGACGGGCACCACAGCGAGGCGGACCTTGCACAGCTGGTACGGTACACGTGCCAGAACGCCCGGAACGACAAGAGTGAGGGCGTTGAGCTGATTCACGTACGAGGTCACTCGAAGGTGCACGGTAACGAGATGGCTGACTCTCTGGCGGTGATGGGGTCTCGGCTGCACAGATCGTAG
- a CDS encoding oligopeptidase B-like protein — translation MAALFPWVPTSNLGYSLSRRAVNKWCPQLRTSYPLPMLDGPLPTEKPEGLELHGETQKPDPFRYMEDLFDRNTQEYTKKEMQHFSLISSKFDFRHSKGRLWAELDAKVVVSSREGGYDKGEERIGDYVYFTRVVPGHDSNAIGFYRKRFGEVDLLAEELINPLFLQQHFGYKDCSIGICRVSEDGRYLAYTLSVEGGDRYLCHIRSVDNATLFHVIRGTNIVSIEFGSGNQFFYTESNELNRPHRVMMQEIRPGILEPPVEIYRDDDEQFFVDVRKTKDNKYVTITSDSKVNCNALVVPASFPAIPTPLKSFFKEGKPLEIAGKSGWNWLDHYNGNFVMVTSDKGPNYRVVYIRDEVALAYGKEAEWKELVPHRDNVQIDDVDLFHGRIILHESHFAFERIQHIRVIKCDGGLDAAAQTPRSEDVVLHFPPLSTVTPGLNKNFRQKAMSFVYSSLIQPPRDCVFNFDSDITSSQARLCASEALFTQRQSEHFTPWDYMWPYSIYRDVCVSEDGTEIPITICQRRDAFIQEATDFEAQPNTPKHCLIYVYGSYGEVPSMHFQLAPYMWMLRRRWTVAFAHVRGGGELPNWAQLGKGENKIKSIQDFIACCEHMVDMGYTKPELMVAAGASAGCVPIAAAMNMRGCGLFGNVLMRSPFLDIINTMIDSNLPLSIAEREDWGDPLNNKRDLDLLKQYDPYYNLNDRVTYPGMMISACLDDDRVPAWNALKYVAKLRQQRTRKDVDPVARPLVLRMRPSGGHYFWGDTENICEELAFLCSQLDLEGPGKMLNDMDVMTHMHNLTVTGAMDHDDQQKVFLKWDNWERERIDYHVKLNSFNWEPNFRAVKARKEPFFWVPTDSELDQKKVDEIFRAKERDARESVRSGAKVGGFGRATGRNLYQEEQRGKP, via the coding sequence ATGGCTGCACTTTTTCCGTGGGTGCCGACGTCGAATCTGGGCTACTCTTTATCGCGTAGGGCGGTGAACAAATGGTGCCCACAACTCCGCACTTCGTATCCGCTTCCTATGCTGGACGGACCGCTCCCCACCGAGAAGCCTGAGGGTCTCGAGCTGCATGGAGAGACCCAGAAACCGGACCCGTTCCGCTACATGGAAGACTTGTTCGACCGGAACACTCAAGAATATACGAAAAAGGAGATGCAGCACTTTTCCCTGATTAGCAGCAAGTTTGACTTTCGACATTCCAAGGGTCGTTTGTGGGCGGAGCTTGATGccaaggtggtggtgagcaGTCGTGAGGGCGGATACGACAAGGGCGAGGAGCGCATCGGTGATTACGTGTACTTTACCCGTGTCGTACCCGGGCACGACTCGAATGCGATAGGGTTTTACCGGAAGCGATTTGGGGAAGTTGATCTCCTGGCCGAGGAACTCATCAACCCTCTCTTCCTTCAGCAACACTTCGGCTACAAGGACTGTTCCATTGGTATCTGCCGCGTCTCAGAAGACGGCCGCTACCTCGCATACACCCTTTCGGTGGAGGGTGGCGACAGGTACTTGTGCCACATTCGCAGTGTTGACAACGCCACTCTGTTTCACGTGATTCGCGGGACAAACATCGTGAGCATCGAGTTTGGCTCCGGCAACCAGTTTTTCTACACCGAGTCGAACGAGTTGAACCGGCCTCACCGCGTCATGATGCAGGAAATAAGACCCGGCATATTAGAGCCACCGGTGGAGATTTAccgtgacgacgacgagcagTTTTTCGTGGATGTGCGCAAGACGAAAGATAACAAGTACGTCACGATAACGTCGGACTCGAAGGTGAACTGCAACGCGCTAGTCGTGCCCGCGTCCTTCCCTGCAATTCCGACCCCTCTCAAATCCTTCTTCAAGGAGGGCAAGCCGCTCGAGATTGCAGGGAAGTCAGGATGGAACTGGCTGGATCACTACAACGGCAACTTTGTCATGGTGACATCCGACAAGGGGCCGAACTACCGTGTGGTGTACATTcgcgacgaggtggcgctggcTTATGGGAAGGAGGCAGAGTGGAAAGAGCTTGTGCCGCACCGCGACAACGTGCAAATCGATGACGTCGATCTGTTCCACGGTCGCATCATTCTTCACGAGTCGCACTTCGCCTTCGAGCGCATTCAGCACATCCGCGTCATCAagtgcgacggcggcctcgacgccgctgcgcagacGCCACGGAGCGAGGACGTGGTGTTGCACTTTCCCCCGCTAAGCACGGTGACCCCAGGCCTGAACAAGAACTTTAGGCAGAAGGCAATGAGCTTCGTCTACAGCAGCCTGATTCAGCCGCCGCGCGACTGCGTCTTCAACTTCGACTCGGACATAACGTCTAGCCAGGCGAGGCTGTGCGCGTCTGAGGCGCTCTTCACACAACGCCAGTCGGAGCACTTCACGCCGTGGGATTACATGTGGCCCTACAGCATCTACCGCGATGTCTGCGTCTCGGAAGACGGGACGGAGATCCCAATCACGATATGCCAGCGCCGTGACGCGTTCATTCAGGAAGCGACGGACTTTGAGGCGCAGCCCAACACGCCCAAGCACTGCCTCATCTACGTGTACGGCTCCTACGGCGAAGTTCCGTCGATGCACTTCCAGCTGGCCCCGTACATGTGGATGCTGCGACGACGTTGGACCGTTGCCTTCGCGCacgtccgcggcggcggcgagctgcCCAACTGGGCACAGctggggaagggagagaacaAAATCAAGTCTATCCAGGATTTTATTGCGTGCTGCGAGCACATGGTGGACATGGGCTACACAAAGCCGGAGCTGATGGTGGCTGCGGGGGCCAGCGCCGGCTGTGTACCGATTGCGGCAGCCATGAACATGCGCGGGTGTGGGCTGTTCGGCAATGTACTAATGCGGTCGCCGTTCCTGGATATCATCAACACCATGATAGATTCTAACCTCCCGCTTTCAATCGCCGAGCGCGAGGACTGGGGTGACCCGCTCAACAACAAGAGAGACCTGGACTTGCTCAAGCAGTACGACCCGTACTACAACTTGAACGACCGTGTGACGTACCCTGGAATGATGATATCGGCCTGCCTCGATGACGACCGTGTTCCGGCTTGGAACGCGCTCAAGTACGTGGCAAaactgcggcagcagcgcacccgcAAGGACGTGGACCCGGTTGCTCGCCCTCTGGTGCTGCGCATGCGGCCAAGCGGCGGCCACTACTTCTGGGGCGATACAGAGAACATCTGCGAGGAGCTTGCGTTTCTGTGTTCGCAGTTGGACCTTGAGGGTCCTGGCAAGATGCTTAACGACATGGATGTCATGACCCACATGCATAACCTTACCGTCACCGGTGCCATGGATCACGACGACCAGCAAAAGGTGTTCCTGAAATGGGATAActgggagagggagcgcaTCGACTACCACGTGAAGCTGAACTCCTTCAATTGGGAGCCGAACTTCCGCGCGGTGAAGGCTCGGAAGGAGCCGTTCTTCTGGGTGCCGACGGACTCGGAGCTTGATCAGAAAAAGGTGGACGAAATTTTTCGTGCAAAGGAACGCGACGCCCGAGAGAGCGTTCGCTCTGGGGCGAAGGTGGGGGGCTTTGGCAGGGCAACCGGTCGCAACCTCTATCAAGAGGAGCAACGCGGGAAGCCGTAG
- a CDS encoding MYND finger domain-like protein, whose amino-acid sequence MVLHIYHAAVGEKEFQFSTNINKLTQETYELDVNEAIEEVSSTILEQLTGEDALCCECKAAPATRLIHHTMLFAETFPPRVEDLPQPVCNSANCEAVAKSRYLMDMEDATTAQGMPSPNGCFHCHKGARGAATVPLQRCSRCKVAKYCSVECQKADWKVHKQVCAPG is encoded by the coding sequence ATGGTGCTTCACATCTACCACGCCGCCGTGGGGGAGAAGGAGTTTCAGTTTTCCACCAACATCAACAAGCTCACGCAGGAGACGTACGAGCTCGACGTGAACGAAGCCATCGAGGAGGTCAGCTCCACCATTCTCGAGCAGCTGACGGGCGAGGATGCGCTCTGCTGCGAGTGCAAGGCAGCACCTGCGACACGACTGATTCACCACACGATGCTCTTTGCCGAGACCTTTCCTCCACGTGTGGAGGACCTGCCGCAGCCGGTGTGCAACTCTGCCAACTGCGAGGCAGTGGCCAAGTCGCGGTACTTGATGGACATGGAGGATGCCACCACAGCACAGGGGATGCCGAGTCCCAACGGGTGCTTTCATTGTCACAAGGGGGCGCGGGGCGCAGCCACAGTACCGCTTCAGCGCTGCAGTCGGTGCAAGGTGGCCAAGTATTGCAGTGTCGAGTGCCAGAAGGCAGACTGGAAGGTGCACAAgcaggtgtgtgcccccGGGTAG
- a CDS encoding putative 5'-3' exonuclease: MGVPKFFRWAAERFPSIITPFKDSPPPVDNLYLDINGIIHNCTHPNDVDATRRSPTEKEMIQAMFVYLEKLFNAIQPRKYFLLAVDGVAPRAKMNQQRQRRYRAGYEMMIAREEALAMGEEVPEEKDVFDSNCITPGTPFMVRVSKEFQYFITMKLSTDPAWQGCQIIFSGHDCPGEGEHKIVDFIRRRKMQPNYDPNETHCMYGLDADLVMLALATHEPHFVLLREVVAFGPGSRKERERQEEDEAKGLVKDKAYHKADEFVLLHINVFRDYLQLEVKSYLAKAKSSVSVDFERVIDDFVFMCFFIGNDFLPTLPTIGINDGSIPALLRIYVDNMLSKNKYLTHKGEIDWRSAEVWLNEVGKLEFETLRRRQQEEAEFQKNRARRDPTHEVDTTSVIPITSILEFKQRYYGEKHGFAGGWDASSEDMRRLREHYVEGLMWVMHYYYQGVPSWKWFFPHYYAPMASDMVNLPAIAANVSFELGKPFQPHQQLLAVLPPMSYLSMPKAYWPLLRSPSSPLAKYLPEHIVIDREGARAPWEGIVLIPFIDERTLLAAYESVQKNVSPEDAANNVNGPPLRFCYDGKMPLYDLEDEMFGSLRNVLVRRETYAFPHIDKFIPQLCSGVRVGTRQLEGFSTLQSKRDLIQPVFEAGVVSIFGRPTKNDSLILQMRDFFKAKSVDQVATLVGKEVLVGFPHYKRARIASLKDAHKSITASYSKEGTFSGTEEHKNNRDESAAFVKEADTHARFMKSQLGLAVEQVDVLVYVHRFNGMQVTRKGHIERHFATTWTCYPIQLICTLDSIDMQEDSRCIERDRSEGDSAFGARCVYIGPQPKSKKSQMDVYGSCGTVVTAGQHDTTTQQGDQMTVRLKVFQEPLRLPAELLQFAAQRNWTALPQVAISLDILPHTLTSICSSIVTSPQFGSRELGLCLKFTGRCIAKVGYAKLVQHSLNPWYVGNKDIFARMEKDTEDIGYHLEMGEKGDFAGNSSSNRGGSGTWYFSRDAQELICDYVKRFRPLIQYIEAGGVNSNSVEPQQFLTGKWRDRDVDDVLTEIETFLIESGLRETPMITATEEAFPQQLLEQLEASLQQQQNRSFKELSLRQVSRNQLYFPVTRSSCGHLVPLPLPQEQTFYLGSRVANCRATGIVPFGTQGTIVRLLASGREAEVVYDTPFTGGTRLDGRLKDTRAAITKLSALLVLKSTDVQQPQPQPQTQSDMRAAATAATNGSAKLRELEFLLQANGIHVDPSGKSTVSPPSLPAAFQSPTIAAARTAPADSGASHSSTAGAGTSVVPRPRSAVATEQTSAPATLGKRSTPASATAHLSSTSSVTPITRETHGSPASLKITAAPGSSGISLQDLAKHLPASTSQRSPATVASPASHAPPSAAVAATTTAAPSGITIPAPKSVQQHQHPVHPALPSQSNESDETASDSNTRRKSRDLHVIPDDFVSGRFKIKYTNTGSLFRSWLDTFTAEAVRKTLAELEAEGNANPV, translated from the coding sequence ATGGGTGTTCCCAAGTTCTTCCGCTGGGCGGCGGAGCGCTTCCCCTCCATCATCACCCCCTTTAAGgactcgccaccgccggtggACAACCTCTACCTCGATATCAATGGTATCATCCACAACTGCACGCACCCGAACGATGTCGacgcgacgcggcgcagtcCGACAGAGAAGGAGATGATTCAGGCGATGTTCGTCTATCTGGAGAAGCTCTTCAACGCCATCCAGCCGCGCAAGTACTTCCTGCTTGCTGTCGATGGTgtcgcgccgcgcgcgaAAATGaatcagcagcgccagcgccgctacCGCGCCGGTTACGAGATGATGATCGCGCGtgaggaggcgctcgcgatgggcgaggaggtgccggaggagaaggacgtGTTCGACAGCAACTGCATCACCCCCGGCACCCCGTTCATGGTGCGCGTGAGCAAGGAGTTTCAGTACTTCATCACCATGAAGCTGTCCACCGATCCGGCGTGGCAGGGGTGTCAGATCATCTTCTCCGGCCACGACTGCCCCGGCGAGGGTGAGCACAAGATCGTCGATTTTATTCGCCGGCGCAAGATGCAGCCGAACTACGACCCCAACGAGACCCACTGCATGTACGGCCTCGACGCCGATCTCGTCATGCTGGCGCTCGCCACGCACGAGCCGCACTTTGTactgctgcgcgaggtggTTGCGTTCGGCCCCGGCTCTCGCaaggagcgggagcggcaagaggaggatgaggcgAAGGGCCTCGTGAAGGACAAGGCGTACCACAAGGCAGACGAgtttgtgctgctgcacatcaACGTCTTCCGCGACTacctgcagctggaggtgAAGAGCTACCTGGCGAAGGCGAAGAGCAGCGTGAGTGTCGACTTTGAGCGAGTGATCGACGACTTCGTCTTCATGTGCTTCTTTATCGGCAACGACTTcctgccgacgctgccgacCATCGGCATTAACGATGGCAGTATACCGGCGCTCCTGCGCATCTACGTGGACAACATGCTCAGCAAGAACAAGTACCTGACGCACAAAGGCGAGATCgactggcgcagcgccgaggTGTGGTTGAACGAGGTCGGCAAGCTCGAGTTTGAGACGCTGCGCCGACGtcagcaggaggaggcggagttCCAGAAGAACCGCGCTCGCCGCGACCCTACCCACGAGGTGGACACCACCTCCGTAATACCTATCACATCGATCCTGGAGTTCAAGCAGCGCTACTACGGCGAGAAGCACGGCTTCGCTGGCGGCTGGGACGCGAGCAGCGAAGACATGCGCCGACTGCGGGAGCACTACGTGGAGGGGCTCATGTGGGTCATGCATTACTACTATCAAGGCGTGCCTTCATGGAAGTGGTTCTTTCCGCACTACTACGCACCCATGGCGAGCGACATGGTGAACCTCCCCGCTATTGCCGCCAACGTCTCGTTCGAACTCGGCAAGCCCTTccagccgcaccagcagctgctggccgtGCTGCCGCCCATGTCATACCTGTCCATGCCGAAGGCCTACTGGCCCCTTCTGCGCAGCCCGAGTAGCCCGCTCGCCAAGTACCTGCCCGAGCACATCGTTATTGACCGcgagggcgcgcgcgcgccgtgggAGGGGATTGTGCTGATCCCCTTCATCGACgagcgcacgctgctcgcCGCCTACGAGTCGGTGCAGAAGAACGTCAGCCCCGAGGACGCCGCGAACAACGTGAATGGCCCCCCGCTGCGGTTCTGCTACGACGGCAAGATGCCGCTGTACGACCTGGAGGATGAGATGTTCGGCTCTCTCCGGAACGTCCTCGTGAGGCGCGAGACGTACGCGTTCCCTCACATCGACAAGTTCATTCCGCAGCTGTGCTCTGGCGTGCGCGTTGGCACGCGGCAGCTGGAGGGTTTCAGCACCCTCCAGTCGAAGCGTGACCTAATCCAGCCGGTCTTCGAGGCTGGGGTCGTGTCGATCTTTGGTCGTCCCACCAAGAACGACAGTCTCATCCTGCAGATGCGCGACTTCTTCAAGGCCAAGTCGGTCGACCAGGTGGCGACTCTCGTCGGCAAGGAGGTGCTCGTCGGCTTCCCGCACTACAAGCGTgcccgcatcgcctccctcAAGGATGCGCACAAGTCCATCACTGCTTCGTACAGCAAGGAGGGCACCTTCAGCGGCACCGAGGAGCACAAGAACAACCGCGACGAGTCGGCTGCCTTCGTGAAGGAGgcggacacgcacgcgcgcttCATGAAGTCGCAGCTGGGCCTCGCTGTGGAGCAGGTCGACGTTCTCGTGTACGTGCACCGCTTCAACGGAATGCAGGTGACGCGCAAGGGGCACATTGAGCGACACTTCGCCACCACCTGGACGTGCTACCCAATCCAGCTAATCTGCACCTTGGATAGCATAGACATGCAGGAGGACAGCCGTTGCATCGAGCGCGACCGAAGCGAAGGCGACAGTGCCTTTGGTGCCCGCTGCGTCTACATCGGTCCGCAGCCCAAGTCGAAGAAGTCGCAGATGGACGTGTACGGCAGCTGTGGCACGGTCGTGACGGCTGGCCAGCACGAcacgacgacgcagcaggGCGATCAGATGACGGTTCGCCTCAAGGTGTTTCaggagccgctgcggctgccggcggagctgctgcagtttGCCGCGCAGCGGAACTGGACGGCGCTACCGCAGGTGGCGATCAGTCTCGACATTTTACCGCACACTCTGACGAGCATCTGCAGTTCCATCGTCACGTCGCCGCAGTTCGGCTCTCGCGAGCTGGGGCTGTGTCTAAAGTTCACCGGGCGGTGCATCGCCAAGGTCGGGTACGCGAAGCTAGTCCAGCACAGTCTGAACCCGTGGTACGTTGGAAACAAGGACATCTTCGCCCGCATGGAAAAGGATACGGAGGATATTGGCTACCACTTGGAGATGGGCGAGAAGGGCGACTTCGCGGGCAATTCGAGCAGCAACCGTGGGGGCAGCGGTACGTGGTACTTCTCCCGCGACGCGCAGGAGCTGATCTGCGACTACGTGAAGCGGTTCCGCCCACTCATCCAGTACATCGAGGCGGGCGGCGTAAACTCGAACAGCGTTGAGCCGCAGCAGTTCCTGACGGGCAAGTGGCGCGACAGGGATGTCGACGACGTGCTAACGGAGATCGAGACATTCTTAATCGAGTCGGGGCTGCGCGAAACGCCGATGATCACGGCCACGGAGGAGGCCTTTCCGCAGCAGCTTCTCGAGCAGCTcgaggcgtcgctgcagcagcagcagaaccGCAGCTTCAAGGAGCTCTCGCTGCGGCAGGTAAGCCGCAACCAGCTCTACTTTCCTgtcacgcgcagcagctgcggccacctcgtgccgctgccactgccgcaggAGCAGACTTTCTACCTGGGCTCGCGGGTCGCGAACTGCCGCGCCACGGGCATCGTTCCCTTCGGCACGCAAGGCACGATCGTGCGCTTGCTGGCCAGCGGCAGGGAAGCAGAGGTCGTGTACGATACCCCCTTCACGGGAGGCACGCGACTCGATGGCCGCCTCAAGGACACTCGCGCCGCCATTACGAAGCTGTCGGCGCTGCTAGTGCTCAAGTCGACGGAtgtgcagcagccacagccgcagccacagaCACAGTCGGACATGAGGGCCGCTgcgaccgccgccacgaACGGGTCGGCCAAGCTGCGGGAGCTGGAGTTCCTCCTGCAGGCGAACGGCATTCACGTAGACCCCTCGGGCAAGTCCACGGtgtcgccgccatcgctgcctgCAGCGTTTCAGAGCCCCACGATTGCGGCGGCTCGCACTGCCCCGGCCGACTCTGGTGCGAGCCATagcagcaccgctggcgccggTACAAGCGTtgtgccgcggccgcgcagTGCCGTTGCGACGGAGCAGACATCGGCACCAGCGACACTAGGCAAGCGCTCCACCcctgcctccgccaccgcccacTTGTCCTCCACCTCTTCGGTAACGCCAATCACCAGAGAGACCCACGGCAGTCCCGCGAGCCTCAAAATCACGGCTGCCCCAGGGAGCAGCGGGATCAGCCTGCAAGACTTGGCCAAACACTTGCCGGCCTCCACATCCCAGCGCTCACCCGCCACTGTCGCCTCGCCGGCTAGTCACGCTCCACCGTCGGCTGCAGTTGCGGCAacaacgacagcggcgcccaGCGGCATCACCATCCCGGCCCCCAAGtctgtgcagcagcaccagcacccgGTGCATCCCGCCTTGCCAAGCCAAAGCAACGAGTCGGACGAGACTGCCTCCGACTCGAACACGCGCCGCAAGTCGCGCGACCTGCACGTCATCCCGGACGACTTCGTCAGTGGACGGTTCAAGATCAAGTACACGAACACAGGCTCGTTGTTCCGCAGCTGGCTGGACACCTtcacggcggaggcggtgcgcaagACCctcgccgagctggaggcagaGGGGAATGCGAATCCCGTGTGA
- a CDS encoding putative folate/biopterin transporter encodes MAANYREDREKDNEFNSRLRVNLSAIDYIDNVNQADDKPDEVVGEEGHYIHPDARALFAKTPCLEHIPIFGKSCQAYGPRCTLSLGLVYFLNKGLGYSLINYACFAMFTSRFGVSGVRYQRLASIAKLGFSIKAFAAMTSDSVAIFGYTKRWYCAAACIVGAALTVGYGCLPKKESSADIAAGFIFLTSFCVANVDILSEGHYSRLMRRRPSSGPSLISWIWWFILSATIFGAVIQGPLSDKKLPQVGLFIAAATQLLSAVFFVWNWYGEGTNREEQLADALTLKRELNRALRERQLASSFRATGSGKEEDKADSGLEKPMSAEAAAYYNPEGELSGDFALDTLHDDGETAEDEAPALSIVSCCGGIVEINKGICMRNWRIFVYSLLMVCSVITMMCVTILGTRWQLLYSCIAVVLACGTCAFWALPFLIAKVSIYFFSYAFLYLQLPGALDSFYMASKECYPEGPHFSYVFYNTISAVIGNLAGIAAVAAFPYLFSKHSLRFTLMFTYFIQVLASAFDIIIVKRWNLYIGIPDHAMYLLGDAIVYEVSYYLAWMPTVILLSRICPRGSESMVYALVAGFGNLGASMSNTVGSLLMEFKWPITTKGTCDFSNVPMLLLIGHILLPMLIVPLSFVLVPAARICDDIDVSGNIIKQTAQSLHHKQRREAGEPINELPL; translated from the coding sequence ATGGCAGCGAACTACCGAGAAGACCGTGAGAAGGACAATGAGTTTAACAGCCGCCTTCGCGTAAACCTGTCTGCGATCGATTACATCGACAATGTGAATCAGGCTGATGACAAACCCGACGAGGTTGTCGGGGAGGAGGGCCACTACATCCACCCCGATGCACGTGCGCTGTTCGCAAAGACGCCGTGCCTGGAGCACATCCCGATCTTCGGCAAGAGTTGCCAGGCCTACGGCCCTCGGTGCACCTTGTCTCTGGGCCTCGTGTACTTCCTGAATAAGGGTCTCGGGTACAGCCTGATCAACTACGCGTGTTTCGCTATGTTCACCTCCCGCTTCGGCGTGTCGGGTGTGCGTTACCAGCGCCTGGCCAGCATTGCCAAGCTGGGATTCTCCATCAAGGCCTTTGCTGCCATGACGTCCGACTCGGTCGCGATTTTCGGCTACACGAAGCGCTGGTACTGCGCGGCGGCCTGCATCGTTGGCGCCGCCCTCACCGTAGGGTACGGCTGCCTGCCGAAGAAGGAGTCCAGTGCTGACATCGCGGCCGGATTCATCTTTCTCACGAGCTTCTGCGTCGCGAACGTGGATATTCTCTCCGAGGGCCACTACAGCCGCCTCATGCGCCGTCGCCCCTCGTCGGGCCCCTCCCTCATCAGCTGGATCTGGTGGTTTATCCTGTCGGCGACCATCTTCGGTGCCGTTATCCAGGGGCCGCTTTCGGACAAGAAGCTACCTCAGGTGGGCTTGTTCATTGCCGCTGCGACGCAGCTCCTCAGCGCTGTCTTCTTTGTGTGGAACTGGTATGGTGAGGGGACGAACcgcgaggagcagctggcagATGCTCTGACACTGAAGAGGGAACTGAACCGCGCGCTGCGGGAGCGCCAGCTGGCGTCGTCGTTCCGGGCCacgggcagcggcaaggaggaggacaaggcGGACTCAGGACTCGAGAAGCCCAtgtcggcagaggcggctgcTTATTACAACCCTGAGGGGGAGCTGAGCGGCGACTTTGCTCTTGACACGCTGCACGACGACGGGGAGACGGCCGAGGACGAGGCCCCCGCGCTGAGCAttgtgagctgctgcggcggcatcgtGGAGATCAACAAGGGCATCTGCATGCGCAACTGGCGCATCTTTGTGTACAGCTTACTGATGGTGTGCTCGGTGATCACCATGATGTGCGTCACCATCCTGGGCACGCGCTGGCAACTGCTGTACTCCTGCATTGCAGTGGTGTTGGCGTGTGGGACTTGCGCCTTCTGGGCCCTGCCATTTCTCATCGCCAAGGTGAGCATCTACTTCTTCAGCTACGCCTTCCTGTACCTGCAGCTGCCTGGCGCGCTGGACAGCTTCTACATGGCGTCGAAGGAGTGCTACCCGGAGGGCCCGCACTTCTCCTACGTCTTCTACAACACGATCAGTGCCGTTATTGGCAACCTGGCTGGTATcgcggctgtcgctgcgTTCCCCTACCTTTTCTCGAAGCACAGCCTCCGCTTCACGCTCATGTTCACGTACTTCATCCAGgtgctcgcctccgccttcgaCATCATCATCGTGAAGCGCTGGAACCTATACATTGGCATCCCAGACCATGCCATGTACCTCTTAGGCGACGCCATTGTGTACGAGGTGAGCTACTACCTCGCCTGGATGCCAACGGTGATATTGCTGTCCCGCATCTGCCCACGCGGCTCCGAGAGCATGGTGTACGCGCTGGTCGCCGGCTTCGGCAACCTGGGTGCCTCCATGTCCAACACGGTGGGCTCCCTGCTGATGGAGTTTAAGTGGCCCATCACGACGAAGGGCACGTGCGACTTCTCGAATGTGCCGATGCTGCTCTTGATTGGGCACATCCTGCTGCCGATGCTGATTGTGCCGCTGAGCTTCGTGCTGGTGCCGGCCGCGCGCATCTGCGATGACATCGACGTCAGCGGCAACATCATCAAGCAAACGGCGCAGTCGCTGCACCacaagcagcgccgcgaggcCGGGGAGCCGATCAACGAGTTACCTCTATAA